Proteins encoded within one genomic window of Brassica rapa cultivar Chiifu-401-42 chromosome A09, CAAS_Brap_v3.01, whole genome shotgun sequence:
- the LOC103838834 gene encoding NAD(P)H-quinone oxidoreductase subunit T, chloroplastic has protein sequence MASPASTYARTTCICFPKIQNSTQFIDRMGAFRNITRRRVRLIHASQGPTKPLPGVDTRIHWENPDDGWIGGGSDTIKPDDTNLFSDDKFAELIKDSFDSHYQFLGVSTDADLEDIKSAYRRLSKEYHPDTTSLPLKTASDKFMKLREVYDVLSDEESRRFYDWTLAQEVASRQAEKMRMKLEDPKEQEFRNYESIPDMVDRLGGRNMDLSDQAMTALTFDVLIIVFAVCCIVYVVVFKDPYY, from the exons ATGGCTTCTCCAGCTTCCACTTATGCTCGAACTACATGCATTTGTTTTCCAAAAATCCAAAACAGCACGCAATTCATTGACAGGATGGGAGCATTTAGAAATATAACGAGAAGAAGGGTGAGGCTTATTCACGCATCACAAGGTCCAACAAAACCATTGCCTGGAGTAGACACAAGAATCCACTGGGAAAACCCGGACGATGGGTGGATCGGTGGAGGATCCGACACGATCAAACCTGACGATACCAATCTTTTCAGTGATGACAAATTTGCTGAACTAATCAAAGATTCTTTTGATTCTCATTACCA ATTCTTGGGTGTTTCCACGGATGCTGATCTTGAAGATATAAAATCTGCTTACCGGAGATTATCGAAAGAGTATCATCCAGACACAACTTCATTACCACTTAAAACAGCTTCAGACAAGTTCATGAAACTAAGAGAAGTCTACGATGTTTTGAGCGACGAGGAGAGTAGGAGATTCTATGACTGGACACTGGCTCAGGAGGTTGCTAGTCGTCAAGCTGAGAAGATGAGAATGAAGCTTGAGGATCCGAAAGAGCAAGAATTTCGGAATTATGAATCTATACCCGATATGGTTGATCGGTTAGGTGGAAGGAACATGGATCTTAGTGATCAAGCCATGACTGCCCTTACGTTCGATGTTTTGATCATTGTATTTGCCGTTTGTTGTATAGTCTATGTGGTTGTCTTTAAAGATCCTTATTACTAG